A portion of the Chlamydia avium 10DC88 genome contains these proteins:
- the hemW gene encoding radical SAM family heme chaperone HemW, which produces MNGKKPLALYIHIPFCSKKCHYCSFYTIPYRDEWIELYCNQVLQEGLHKFSSLKDGYFIDTIFFGGGTPSLIPPRYFHKLLDVFALHAREITLEANPEDLSESYIRQLSQTPINRISVGIQTFHDPILKALGRIHSSTTAICALHRCYQYGFTNLSIDLIYGLPTQTLEDFISDIHQALSLPISHISLYNLTIDPHTSFYKHRHAVLPAIANDQSLASMSLFAEEYLSSQGFSRYELGSYAKSHTESKHNLYYWTDQPFLGLGVSASQYIHNTRSKNLSRISQYLRAVRKNLPTHEFTECLPEKERIKEALALRLRLTQGARWNDFPLPLMHTLTSLTHIQELFDKNEEFLSLNSRGRLFHDTVAEEIMNISF; this is translated from the coding sequence ATGAATGGTAAAAAGCCCTTAGCTCTTTACATCCACATCCCCTTCTGTTCGAAGAAATGTCATTACTGTAGCTTTTATACTATTCCTTATCGTGACGAATGGATAGAGCTTTATTGTAACCAGGTGCTTCAAGAAGGGTTACATAAGTTTTCATCCCTAAAAGATGGCTACTTCATTGATACAATATTCTTTGGAGGGGGAACTCCTTCGTTAATTCCTCCTCGTTATTTTCATAAACTTCTTGATGTTTTTGCTCTCCATGCACGAGAAATCACTTTAGAAGCAAATCCTGAAGATTTATCAGAATCGTATATACGCCAACTGTCTCAAACCCCCATCAATAGAATCAGCGTGGGAATACAAACATTTCATGATCCCATCCTCAAAGCTTTAGGAAGAATACATTCATCAACAACAGCTATTTGTGCTTTACATCGTTGTTACCAATATGGTTTTACAAATCTTTCTATTGATCTTATTTATGGACTGCCAACACAAACTCTGGAAGATTTCATATCGGATATCCATCAGGCACTTTCCTTGCCTATCTCTCATATTTCCCTTTATAATCTTACAATAGATCCCCATACTTCATTTTACAAACACCGACATGCTGTTCTACCTGCAATTGCTAACGACCAATCCTTAGCATCGATGAGCCTATTTGCTGAAGAATATCTCTCTTCCCAAGGATTTTCTCGCTACGAACTTGGATCTTACGCAAAATCACATACAGAATCAAAGCATAATCTCTATTACTGGACAGACCAGCCTTTTTTAGGATTAGGAGTTTCTGCTTCTCAATATATTCATAATACTCGATCCAAGAATCTATCAAGGATCTCTCAATATCTACGTGCTGTACGTAAAAATCTCCCTACTCATGAATTTACAGAATGTCTTCCTGAAAAAGAACGTATTAAAGAAGCTCTTGCTCTTCGATTACGACTTACCCAAGGAGCACGATGGAATGACTTTCCTCTTCCTCTCATGCATACCTTGACCTCACTCACACACATACAAGAACTCTTCGATAAAAATGAGGAATTTCTTTCATTAAATTCTCGCGGCCGCTTATTTCATGATACTGTTGCTGAAGAAATCATGAATATTTCTTTTTAA